A genomic window from Candidatus Denitrolinea symbiosum includes:
- a CDS encoding mevalonate kinase, with protein MSRASAPGKIILFGEHAVVYGRPALAVPVMQVHADVDVADGSRPGVWIHAPDVDLHAELSSLPSDHPLGAAARLFFSRFGVSPPPLEIHVSSSIPVASGLGSGAAVTVALLRALSSALQHPLSAEEMNSLAYEIEKLHHGAPSGIDNTVVTHAKPVYFVRGQPVETFKVGAPFTLVIADTGVAAPTRESVGDVRRLWEADRPRWEKVFDAVGEIVRTAKEKIENGEWRALGALMDSNHSLLQRLAVSSPELDRLVESAREAGALGAKLSGGGRGGNMIALVEKADAPAAAEALKSAGAKRTIVTEVV; from the coding sequence ATGTCCCGAGCCTCCGCTCCCGGCAAGATCATCCTCTTCGGCGAACACGCCGTCGTCTATGGACGTCCCGCGCTGGCGGTCCCCGTCATGCAGGTCCATGCGGATGTGGACGTGGCGGACGGCTCCCGCCCCGGAGTCTGGATCCACGCCCCGGACGTTGACCTTCACGCCGAGCTTTCCTCGCTTCCCTCCGACCATCCGCTGGGCGCGGCCGCCCGACTCTTTTTCTCCCGCTTCGGCGTTTCCCCGCCGCCGCTTGAAATCCATGTCTCCTCCTCCATCCCGGTCGCCTCGGGCCTCGGCTCCGGCGCGGCGGTGACGGTGGCCCTGCTGCGCGCGCTCTCGTCCGCGCTTCAACATCCGCTCTCCGCCGAAGAGATGAATTCCCTCGCCTACGAGATCGAAAAACTCCACCACGGCGCTCCCTCGGGCATTGACAATACAGTCGTGACCCATGCAAAGCCCGTCTACTTTGTCCGAGGACAGCCGGTCGAGACCTTCAAAGTTGGCGCGCCCTTCACCCTCGTCATCGCGGACACGGGCGTCGCCGCGCCCACGAGGGAATCTGTGGGCGACGTCCGCAGGTTGTGGGAGGCGGACCGTCCCAGATGGGAAAAGGTCTTCGACGCGGTCGGCGAAATCGTCCGAACGGCGAAGGAGAAAATCGAAAATGGGGAATGGCGGGCGTTGGGCGCGCTGATGGATTCGAATCACTCCCTCCTCCAGCGGCTTGCCGTCTCCTCGCCCGAACTGGACCGGCTGGTCGAGTCGGCTCGGGAGGCGGGCGCGCTCGGCGCGAAGTTGTCGGGCGGCGGACGCGGCGGCAACATGATCGCCCTCGTCGAAAAAGCGGACGCCCCGGCGGCGGCCGAGGCGTTGAAGTCCGCAGGGGCGAAACGGACGATTGTCACGGAGGTCGTTTAG
- a CDS encoding phosphate transport system regulatory protein PhoU, with translation MIRKNFEHELQQVKDDILTLGGMVEQAVLDSMEALKKRDLQASHKIYEQDRRINEKRFAIENQCMILIATQQPMARDLRLLASMLDVASELERMGDYAKGIATINIRMGDQPLLKPLIDLPRMAAKGVDMLHRALLAFINEDAESARAIPAEDNEVDALYEQIYRELMTFVIADPKTIERANYLLWAAHNMERMADRVTNICERAVFVATGEIRELQTASDPSESK, from the coding sequence ATGATCCGCAAAAATTTCGAACACGAATTACAACAGGTAAAAGACGACATCCTCACGCTGGGAGGCATGGTGGAACAGGCCGTGCTGGATTCGATGGAAGCGTTGAAGAAACGCGACCTCCAGGCCTCGCACAAGATCTACGAGCAGGACCGCCGCATCAACGAGAAGCGCTTCGCCATCGAAAACCAGTGCATGATCCTCATCGCCACACAACAGCCGATGGCGCGCGACCTGCGCCTGCTGGCATCCATGCTCGACGTGGCCTCGGAACTGGAGCGCATGGGCGATTACGCCAAGGGCATCGCCACCATCAACATCCGCATGGGCGACCAGCCCCTGCTCAAACCCCTGATCGACCTGCCGCGCATGGCCGCCAAAGGCGTGGACATGCTGCACCGCGCCCTGCTGGCTTTCATCAACGAGGACGCCGAGTCCGCCCGCGCCATCCCCGCCGAAGACAACGAGGTGGACGCGCTCTACGAGCAGATCTACCGCGAGCTGATGACCTTCGTCATCGCCGACCCGAAGACCATCGAACGCGCCAATTATCTGCTGTGGGCCGCGCACAACATGGAGCGCATGGCCGACCGCGTCACCAACATCTGCGAGCGGGCAGTCTTCGTGGCGACGGGCGAGATCAGGGAATTGCAGACCGCCTCTGACCCGTCCGAGAGCAAATGA
- a CDS encoding trimethylamine:corrinoid methyltransferase yields the protein METDLRVLSENEVAQVHERTLHVLETIGVRVDTERGRRALKDAGARVDESSRVVRFPRDFVEECLRLAPKKFSLGGRRPGWEFPLNADKCTLLADGAAIFVLDSLTGERRDATRQDWLDSTRLIDALDEVGVYWSMVEPTFAEATLRDFAGYLRGMVTYFSKHLQDSTHTVEQSRLLLEVLGTVFGGREAVRDGNPFSFLLTPISPLVIEAAHTDAYLEIADWGIPAAIMPMPLMGGTAPASLISTLLLANAETLAMLCLIQAAAPGTPVIYAACPAIMDPYTGRFVGSEVEHGLLGAAVTELARSYKLPVEASVGGSGRYRPGLGAGYERALNWSMATLSWPDLLVGPGQLGGSMFLSLEQLLADVEIFRRSLRLSDGIKTSASEWLEAELAAVGHGGNFLGRKSTRDAFRHGEVYVDGYDLHSTYEAWHASGKPSLIEELHNDVQEILKNHQPLPLDEDVERELDRIEASVKEK from the coding sequence ATGGAAACCGATCTTCGCGTCCTTTCGGAGAACGAGGTCGCGCAAGTCCACGAACGCACGCTGCACGTTCTGGAAACAATCGGCGTGCGCGTGGACACCGAGCGCGGCCGCCGCGCCTTGAAAGACGCCGGCGCGCGCGTGGACGAATCCAGCCGCGTCGTTCGCTTCCCGCGTGACTTTGTGGAGGAGTGCCTGCGACTGGCGCCGAAAAAATTTAGTCTCGGCGGACGCCGCCCCGGCTGGGAATTTCCCCTCAACGCCGACAAGTGTACTTTGCTCGCCGACGGCGCGGCGATCTTCGTGCTGGACAGCCTGACCGGCGAACGCCGCGACGCCACCCGCCAGGACTGGCTCGACTCCACCCGCCTGATCGACGCGCTCGACGAAGTGGGCGTGTACTGGTCCATGGTGGAGCCGACCTTCGCCGAAGCCACCCTGCGCGATTTCGCCGGTTACCTGCGCGGCATGGTCACGTATTTTTCCAAGCACCTGCAAGACAGCACGCATACCGTGGAGCAGTCGCGCCTGCTGCTGGAAGTGCTGGGGACGGTCTTCGGCGGACGCGAGGCCGTGCGCGACGGGAACCCGTTCTCGTTCCTGCTCACGCCCATCTCGCCGCTGGTGATCGAAGCCGCGCACACCGACGCCTACCTCGAAATAGCGGACTGGGGCATCCCCGCCGCGATCATGCCGATGCCGTTGATGGGCGGCACCGCGCCGGCCAGTCTCATCTCCACGCTGCTGCTCGCCAATGCCGAGACGCTCGCCATGCTCTGCCTCATCCAGGCCGCCGCGCCCGGCACGCCGGTCATCTACGCCGCCTGTCCCGCCATCATGGACCCGTACACGGGACGATTCGTCGGCAGCGAAGTGGAGCACGGACTGCTCGGCGCGGCCGTGACCGAACTGGCGCGTTCCTACAAACTGCCGGTGGAAGCCTCGGTGGGCGGTTCGGGACGCTACCGCCCCGGACTGGGAGCCGGCTACGAGCGCGCCCTCAACTGGTCCATGGCGACGCTCTCCTGGCCCGACCTGCTGGTGGGACCCGGTCAACTCGGCGGGTCCATGTTCCTCAGCCTCGAGCAGCTCCTCGCCGACGTGGAGATCTTCCGCCGCAGCCTGCGTCTCTCGGACGGGATCAAAACGTCCGCGTCCGAATGGCTGGAAGCGGAACTGGCCGCGGTCGGACACGGCGGCAACTTCCTCGGGAGGAAGTCCACGCGCGACGCCTTCCGTCACGGCGAAGTTTACGTGGACGGGTACGACCTCCACTCCACCTACGAAGCCTGGCACGCCTCGGGCAAGCCCAGCCTGATCGAGGAACTCCATAATGACGTGCAGGAGATTTTGAAAAATCACCAACCGCTTCCGCTAGATGAAGACGTGGAGCGTGAACTGGATCGCATCGAAGCGAGCGTGAAGGAGAAATAA
- a CDS encoding TlyA family rRNA (cytidine-2'-O)-methyltransferase — protein sequence MKKTRLDILLTERGLAESRTKAQALIMAGRGRVDGQTQLKPGAPVAAESTLTVEAGPRFVSRGGEKLDAALAAFSIDARGLVCADVGASTGGFTDCLLRRGAAKVYALDVGKGILHWKIRTDPRVAVMEGTNARFVESLPEGVDLVTIDASFISLKTLLPVVRAWFREDRRRVGAVALIKPQFEAGKKDAARGEGVIRDPAVHKQVLTNVLAFAQSEGWSVRGLIRSPLLGPKGNVEFLAWLGWGEPGMVEGLIEAVVRGGGG from the coding sequence ATGAAAAAGACCCGCCTCGACATCCTCCTGACCGAACGCGGACTGGCCGAATCGCGGACGAAAGCCCAGGCGCTCATCATGGCGGGACGGGGGCGCGTCGACGGTCAGACTCAACTCAAGCCGGGCGCGCCGGTCGCGGCCGAATCCACGCTGACGGTGGAGGCGGGTCCGCGCTTCGTCTCGCGCGGCGGCGAGAAGCTGGACGCGGCGCTGGCGGCGTTTTCCATCGACGCGCGCGGCCTCGTCTGCGCGGACGTGGGCGCGTCCACGGGCGGGTTCACCGATTGCCTGCTCCGGCGCGGCGCGGCGAAAGTCTACGCGCTGGACGTGGGCAAGGGCATCCTGCACTGGAAGATCCGCACCGACCCGCGCGTCGCGGTCATGGAGGGGACGAACGCGCGCTTTGTGGAGTCGCTGCCGGAGGGGGTCGACCTCGTCACAATCGACGCGTCGTTCATCTCGCTGAAGACGCTGCTGCCCGTGGTCCGCGCGTGGTTCCGCGAAGACAGGAGGAGGGTCGGCGCGGTGGCGTTGATCAAGCCGCAGTTCGAGGCGGGCAAAAAGGACGCGGCGCGCGGCGAGGGCGTGATCCGCGATCCCGCCGTCCACAAACAGGTGCTGACCAACGTGCTGGCGTTCGCCCAGTCCGAGGGCTGGAGCGTGCGCGGGTTGATCCGCAGTCCGCTTTTGGGACCGAAGGGCAACGTGGAATTTTTAGCATGGCTGGGATGGGGCGAGCCAGGGATGGTGGAAGGTCTGATCGAGGCGGTTGTGAGGGGAGGAGGCGGATGA
- a CDS encoding trimethylamine:corrinoid methyltransferase, whose translation MQFTSQLLSDSEKERIHTDTLKILETVGVRYYSEKALKLLEDAGARVDYGEKIARIPPALAEHALATAPKAFTLGARNSQHDYPLPSPVTRYCIDGTGAFVQDFHTGERRYGENRDNEQALRVFQAMDMGVMVWAPVAAADKPAHSRPLHEWGAAIRFCSKHGQHEIHTPEQAPFLAEMLLAALGSEDEVKRRRAYSLIYCPVSPLMHDGPMMDAYLEMGALDLPVMILPMPVTGTTGPASLFSNICLANAENLSSIVVFQLAHPARPMIYSSATGTMDMRNGAYVAGSPEMGLMSAALVEMGRFYGLPSTSAGCTADARHPGPDAVLEKMITALAPALCGSDIIVGFGELESDQLLLLEQIVVDNEIARFCERLCRGVDSSPQRSLTEDLLAIQPGGNFLTRKSTRQLARSDEFLQASLLDHHTFEQWAQLGKPSMYSNARKKVEEILAAPVQDPVSDETTQKLEEILAKADAELG comes from the coding sequence ATGCAATTTACCAGCCAACTCTTGAGCGACTCAGAAAAAGAACGCATCCACACGGACACTTTAAAAATCCTGGAAACCGTCGGCGTGCGCTATTACAGCGAGAAAGCGCTGAAACTGCTCGAAGACGCGGGCGCCCGCGTGGACTACGGCGAAAAGATCGCCCGCATCCCGCCCGCGCTGGCGGAACATGCCCTCGCCACCGCGCCCAAAGCGTTCACCCTCGGGGCGCGCAACTCCCAGCATGATTATCCCCTGCCCTCGCCGGTCACGCGTTACTGCATAGACGGCACCGGCGCGTTCGTGCAGGACTTCCACACCGGCGAGCGCCGCTACGGCGAGAACCGGGACAACGAACAGGCTTTGCGCGTCTTCCAGGCCATGGACATGGGCGTGATGGTCTGGGCGCCCGTCGCCGCGGCGGACAAACCCGCGCATTCGCGCCCGCTCCACGAGTGGGGAGCCGCGATCCGCTTCTGCTCCAAGCACGGACAGCACGAGATTCACACCCCCGAGCAGGCGCCTTTCCTCGCCGAAATGCTCCTCGCCGCGCTCGGCAGCGAAGACGAGGTGAAGCGCCGCCGCGCCTACTCGCTCATCTACTGTCCCGTCTCGCCGCTCATGCACGACGGCCCGATGATGGACGCCTACCTCGAAATGGGCGCGCTCGACCTGCCCGTGATGATCCTGCCCATGCCTGTCACCGGCACGACCGGCCCCGCCAGCCTCTTCAGCAACATCTGCCTCGCCAACGCGGAAAACCTCTCTTCCATCGTCGTCTTCCAACTCGCCCACCCCGCCCGCCCGATGATCTACTCCAGCGCCACCGGGACGATGGACATGCGCAACGGCGCCTACGTGGCCGGCTCGCCCGAAATGGGACTCATGTCCGCCGCGCTGGTCGAGATGGGACGCTTCTACGGTCTTCCCTCGACCTCGGCCGGATGCACCGCCGACGCGCGTCACCCCGGCCCGGACGCCGTCCTCGAAAAGATGATCACCGCCCTCGCGCCCGCGCTGTGCGGATCGGACATCATCGTCGGCTTCGGCGAACTCGAAAGCGACCAGCTGCTTTTGCTGGAGCAGATCGTGGTGGATAATGAGATCGCCCGCTTCTGCGAACGGCTCTGCCGCGGCGTGGACTCGTCCCCGCAAAGATCGTTGACCGAAGACCTCCTCGCCATTCAGCCGGGCGGCAACTTCCTGACGCGCAAATCCACCCGTCAATTGGCGCGCAGCGACGAGTTCCTGCAAGCCTCCCTGCTCGACCATCACACCTTCGAGCAATGGGCGCAACTCGGCAAACCGTCCATGTATTCGAACGCGCGCAAAAAAGTGGAGGAGATTCTCGCCGCGCCCGTTCAAGACCCCGTGTCGGACGAGACGACGCAAAAACTGGAGGAGATCCTCGCGAAAGCGGACGCGGAACTGGGCTAA
- a CDS encoding CDP-paratose 2-epimerase, producing MTKTYLVTGGAGFIGSNYVRQLLSRGEDVVVFDNFSRGGAPRNLEWLEKTFGRDSFRLIRGDVRDASLVAEAARGSDVIVHLAGQVAVTTSVVNPRDDFENNALGTFNVLEGARLSGRNPIVIYASTNKVYGGMDDVQVVERGGRWEYENLPFGASESQPLDLHSPYGCSKGAGDQYVRDYARIYDLPTVVYRQSCIYGPRQFGVEDQGWVAWFVIAAVMGRPITIYGDGKQIRDLLHVDDLIRAYDLAVDKIDAAAGQVYNLGGGPANTLSVWTEFGPLLEELLGRPIPVARGDWRPGDQRVFVADIRKAERELGWSPQVGVEEGVRRLFEWVRENKDLF from the coding sequence ATGACCAAAACCTACCTCGTCACCGGCGGCGCCGGGTTTATCGGTTCCAACTACGTTCGCCAACTCCTCTCGCGCGGCGAAGACGTCGTCGTCTTCGATAATTTCTCGCGGGGCGGCGCGCCGCGCAACCTCGAATGGCTGGAGAAGACCTTCGGACGCGATTCCTTCCGCCTGATTCGCGGGGACGTGCGCGACGCGTCCCTCGTCGCGGAGGCCGCCCGCGGGTCCGACGTGATCGTGCATCTCGCGGGACAGGTCGCGGTCACCACGTCGGTCGTCAATCCGCGCGACGACTTCGAGAACAACGCCCTCGGCACGTTCAACGTGCTGGAGGGCGCGCGGCTTTCGGGGCGGAATCCCATCGTCATTTACGCGTCCACGAACAAGGTCTACGGCGGCATGGACGACGTGCAGGTCGTCGAACGCGGCGGGCGCTGGGAATATGAAAACCTGCCCTTCGGCGCGTCCGAGTCCCAGCCGCTGGACCTGCATTCGCCCTACGGCTGCTCGAAGGGCGCGGGCGACCAATACGTCCGCGATTACGCGCGCATCTACGACCTGCCCACGGTCGTGTATCGCCAGAGTTGCATCTACGGGCCGCGCCAGTTCGGCGTCGAAGACCAGGGCTGGGTGGCGTGGTTCGTCATCGCCGCGGTGATGGGACGCCCGATCACCATCTACGGCGACGGCAAACAGATCCGCGACCTGCTCCACGTGGACGACTTGATCCGCGCCTACGACCTCGCCGTGGACAAGATCGACGCGGCCGCGGGACAGGTCTACAACCTCGGCGGCGGACCCGCCAACACGCTCTCCGTCTGGACCGAGTTCGGGCCGCTGCTCGAGGAACTGCTCGGACGCCCCATCCCCGTCGCGCGCGGCGACTGGCGCCCCGGCGACCAGCGCGTCTTCGTAGCCGACATCCGCAAGGCGGAGCGCGAACTGGGCTGGAGTCCGCAGGTCGGCGTCGAGGAGGGAGTCCGCCGGTTGTTCGAATGGGTGCGGGAAAACAAAGACCTGTTCTAA
- a CDS encoding elongation factor 4, whose protein sequence is MTKYIRNFCIIAHVDHGKSTLADRLLQLTGTISERDMTAQVLDSMDLEREKGVTIKASAVRMNYRAQDGNDYELNLIDTPGHVDFGYEVSRALNACEGAVLVVDATQGIEAQTLANLYQALNADLAIVPVINKIDLPSARPDEVAEDVASLLGVAPESVLQISAKEGKNVEAALEAIVEKVPPPKDESEKPLRALIFDSHYDSYKGVIAYVRVVEGKVRPTETLRMMATRADMKPIEIGIFAPSMKPVTELRAGEVGYIATGLKTVHECRVGDTLTQAANPASTALPGYQHPKPMVFAGIYPVDADQYSDLREALDKLQLNDASLTFEPETSQALGFGFRAGFLGLFHMEIIQERIEREFDLDVLFTAPSVEYEVLTHDGETVRVDSPAELPDEGLIAEVREPWMNIEIITPTDYYGPIMELVTKRRGVYKQQQYPAPHRVQLDFQIPLAELIVDFFDDLKSRTRGYASLDYQFAEYRPDKLQKLEILVNGEPVDALAAIVHERDAYHKGQRLITKLKEIIPRQLFDVAIQAAAGGRVISRANVKAARKDVLAKCYGGDITRKKKLLEKQKKGKRRLKMVGNVEIPQEAFMAVLQLGDE, encoded by the coding sequence ATGACCAAATATATCCGCAATTTCTGCATTATAGCCCACGTTGACCACGGCAAATCCACGCTCGCCGACCGTCTCCTGCAATTGACCGGGACGATCTCGGAGCGCGACATGACCGCGCAGGTGCTGGACTCGATGGACCTCGAACGCGAGAAAGGCGTCACCATCAAGGCCTCGGCGGTGCGCATGAACTATCGCGCGCAGGACGGGAACGACTACGAACTCAACCTGATAGACACGCCCGGCCACGTGGACTTCGGCTACGAGGTCTCGCGCGCGCTGAACGCCTGCGAGGGCGCGGTCCTCGTGGTGGACGCCACGCAGGGCATCGAAGCCCAGACGCTGGCGAACCTGTACCAGGCGCTCAACGCGGACCTGGCAATCGTCCCCGTCATCAACAAAATTGACCTGCCCTCCGCGCGTCCCGACGAAGTGGCCGAAGACGTAGCCAGCCTGCTCGGGGTCGCGCCCGAATCGGTCCTGCAGATCTCGGCCAAAGAGGGGAAGAACGTCGAAGCCGCGCTGGAAGCCATCGTGGAGAAAGTCCCGCCGCCGAAGGACGAATCCGAAAAGCCCCTGCGCGCCCTCATCTTCGACTCGCATTACGACTCCTACAAGGGCGTCATCGCCTACGTGCGCGTGGTGGAAGGGAAAGTCCGCCCGACCGAAACGCTGCGGATGATGGCGACGCGCGCCGACATGAAGCCGATCGAGATCGGCATCTTCGCGCCCTCGATGAAACCCGTGACCGAACTGCGCGCCGGCGAGGTGGGCTACATCGCCACGGGACTGAAGACCGTCCACGAGTGCCGCGTCGGGGATACGCTGACCCAGGCCGCGAACCCCGCCAGCACGGCGCTGCCCGGCTACCAGCATCCCAAGCCGATGGTCTTCGCGGGCATCTATCCCGTGGACGCGGACCAGTACTCCGACCTGCGCGAAGCGCTCGACAAACTGCAACTCAACGACGCGTCCCTGACCTTCGAGCCAGAGACCTCGCAGGCGCTGGGATTCGGATTCCGCGCCGGCTTTCTCGGTCTCTTCCACATGGAGATCATCCAGGAGCGGATCGAGCGCGAGTTCGACCTGGACGTGTTGTTCACCGCGCCGTCGGTGGAATATGAAGTGTTGACGCACGACGGCGAAACCGTGCGCGTCGATTCGCCCGCCGAACTTCCCGACGAGGGACTGATCGCCGAAGTCCGCGAGCCATGGATGAACATCGAGATCATCACGCCGACGGACTACTACGGCCCGATCATGGAACTGGTGACGAAACGCCGCGGCGTCTACAAGCAGCAGCAATATCCCGCGCCGCACCGCGTCCAACTCGATTTTCAAATCCCGCTGGCCGAGTTGATCGTGGATTTCTTCGACGACCTGAAATCGCGCACGCGGGGTTACGCCTCGCTCGATTACCAGTTCGCGGAATACCGCCCCGACAAACTGCAAAAACTGGAGATCCTCGTCAACGGCGAGCCGGTGGACGCGCTGGCGGCCATCGTCCACGAGCGGGACGCGTACCACAAGGGACAGCGTCTCATTACCAAGTTAAAGGAGATCATCCCGCGCCAGTTGTTCGACGTGGCGATCCAGGCCGCGGCGGGCGGACGCGTCATCTCGCGCGCCAACGTCAAAGCCGCGCGCAAAGACGTGCTGGCGAAATGCTACGGCGGCGACATCACCCGCAAGAAAAAACTGCTCGAGAAACAAAAGAAGGGCAAACGTCGTTTGAAGATGGTCGGCAACGTCGAGATCCCGCAAGAGGCGTTCATGGCCGTCCTGCAACTGGGCGACGAATAA
- a CDS encoding decaprenyl-phosphate phosphoribosyltransferase translates to MLKPLLQTMRPRQWMKNGFVFFALVFDKQLFQPVPFARTAAGFALFCLVSSAVYIFNDLADIESDRQHPEKKNRPLPSGRLSPGAAWTAGVLLVAVTLPLGWALSPMFAGVLAIYFLLNLAYSRWLKHIPILDVLILAAGFVLRVHAGTTLIAVERFSPWLYVVTTLGALYLGFGKRRAELGLLAQGAGAHRKVLDGYTLPLLDQYITVVSAATILAYSLYTFSAPNLPENHSMMLTIPFMAYIIFRYLYIIQVTHQAGAPEEALLADRPMQIALALFGLAVVAIVYLS, encoded by the coding sequence ATGCTCAAACCCCTCCTCCAAACCATGCGCCCGCGCCAGTGGATGAAGAACGGCTTCGTGTTTTTCGCGCTGGTGTTCGACAAGCAGCTGTTCCAGCCTGTTCCGTTCGCGCGGACGGCGGCGGGCTTCGCGTTGTTCTGCCTCGTCTCCAGCGCGGTCTATATCTTCAACGACCTCGCCGATATCGAGTCGGACCGGCAGCACCCCGAAAAGAAAAACCGCCCGCTGCCTTCGGGACGGCTCTCGCCGGGCGCGGCATGGACGGCGGGGGTCCTGCTCGTGGCGGTCACGCTTCCGCTCGGATGGGCGCTTTCGCCGATGTTTGCGGGCGTGCTGGCGATCTATTTCCTGCTCAACCTCGCTTACTCGCGCTGGCTCAAACACATCCCCATTTTGGACGTGCTGATCCTCGCGGCGGGATTCGTCCTGCGCGTCCACGCCGGGACGACGCTCATCGCCGTGGAGAGATTCTCGCCCTGGCTGTATGTCGTCACCACGCTGGGCGCGCTCTACCTCGGCTTTGGCAAACGCCGCGCCGAACTCGGCCTCCTCGCGCAAGGCGCCGGGGCGCACCGCAAAGTCCTCGACGGCTACACCCTGCCGCTCCTCGACCAGTACATCACCGTCGTCTCCGCGGCCACCATCCTGGCGTATTCGCTTTACACGTTCTCCGCGCCCAACCTGCCCGAAAACCACAGCATGATGCTGACCATCCCGTTCATGGCCTACATCATCTTCCGCTATCTCTACATCATCCAGGTCACTCATCAGGCCGGCGCGCCCGAGGAAGCGCTGCTCGCCGACCGACCCATGCAGATCGCCCTCGCGCTCTTCGGGCTGGCGGTTGTGGCGATTGTCTATCTCTCGTAG
- a CDS encoding glutamate dehydrogenase, which produces MSDQLNAFEMAQKQFDAVAKQLNLDPGVAETLRWPMREYAFRIPVRMDDGSIKVFQGFRVQHNDARGPNKGGIRFAANETLDTVRALATWMTWKCAVADIPLGGGKGGVVVDPSALSVREKEEICRGWVRAMWKNIGPRNDVPAPDVGSNAQMMGWMMDEYSRLVGEYTPGVFTGKPVGGGGSLGRAEATGYGVIYTVREAMKHLGMDPKKSVAAIEGFGNVAQYASIGFIEMLGGKVACVSCYDRHEKKAFTYSHKDGVDPRFLLTITDQYGTVDKEKAKAAGYIIEDGEKWIEKEADVLIPAAVEGHVNGETVKKMSKRVKIVAEAANGPVTPEADEYIKANNIFDIPDFLCNAGGVTCSYFEQVQNDMNFYWPKDEVLEKLDQKMTSAFYGVLEMSQERKVSMRDAAYMVAISRVIKAMELRGWLHPSK; this is translated from the coding sequence ATGTCCGATCAACTCAACGCTTTTGAAATGGCGCAGAAACAGTTCGACGCTGTCGCCAAACAACTCAACCTCGACCCGGGCGTGGCCGAGACCCTGCGCTGGCCGATGCGCGAATACGCGTTCCGCATCCCGGTGCGCATGGACGACGGCTCGATCAAGGTCTTCCAGGGATTCCGCGTCCAGCACAACGACGCGCGCGGCCCCAACAAGGGCGGCATCCGCTTCGCCGCGAACGAGACGCTGGACACCGTCCGCGCGCTCGCCACATGGATGACGTGGAAATGCGCCGTGGCCGACATCCCGCTGGGAGGCGGCAAGGGCGGCGTCGTGGTGGACCCGTCCGCGTTGTCCGTCCGCGAGAAGGAAGAGATCTGCCGCGGCTGGGTGCGCGCCATGTGGAAGAACATCGGCCCGCGCAACGACGTCCCCGCGCCCGACGTGGGCAGCAACGCCCAGATGATGGGCTGGATGATGGACGAGTATTCCCGTCTCGTCGGCGAATATACGCCCGGCGTGTTCACCGGCAAACCTGTGGGCGGAGGCGGCTCGCTGGGCCGCGCCGAGGCCACCGGCTATGGCGTCATCTACACTGTGCGCGAGGCCATGAAACACCTCGGCATGGATCCGAAGAAATCGGTGGCGGCCATCGAAGGCTTCGGCAACGTGGCGCAATACGCCTCCATCGGATTCATCGAAATGCTGGGCGGCAAGGTGGCCTGCGTCTCGTGCTACGACCGCCATGAGAAGAAAGCCTTCACCTACAGCCACAAAGACGGCGTGGATCCCCGCTTCCTGCTCACCATCACCGACCAATACGGCACGGTAGACAAGGAAAAAGCAAAAGCGGCCGGCTACATCATTGAAGACGGCGAAAAGTGGATCGAGAAGGAAGCCGACGTGTTGATCCCCGCGGCCGTCGAAGGCCACGTCAACGGCGAGACCGTCAAGAAGATGTCCAAGCGCGTCAAGATCGTCGCCGAGGCCGCCAACGGCCCCGTCACCCCCGAAGCCGACGAATACATCAAAGCCAACAACATCTTCGACATCCCCGACTTCCTCTGCAACGCCGGCGGCGTGACCTGCTCGTACTTCGAACAGGTGCAGAACGACATGAACTTCTACTGGCCGAAGGATGAAGTGCTCGAAAAACTCGACCAGAAGATGACGTCCGCCTTCTACGGCGTGCTGGAAATGTCGCAGGAACGGAAAGTCTCCATGCGCGACGCGGCCTACATGGTCGCCATCTCGCGCGTGATCAAAGCCATGGAACTGCGCGGCTGGCTGCACCCTTCCAAGTGA